In Macrobrachium rosenbergii isolate ZJJX-2024 chromosome 47, ASM4041242v1, whole genome shotgun sequence, the following are encoded in one genomic region:
- the LOC136830950 gene encoding uncharacterized protein, which yields MAILKAASVFVILFALAAAATPRESLGAASSSASASSPKSSTALKEDSSRTIFLDAGSTDEFGITDVFLYLGTFTLAVVIAMIVIGIIYGANEANNSSGYEAPAATGYDSYSAYDQVYQVARSLYDGYKKYEATKAANL from the exons ATGGCCATCCTCAAAG CCGCCTCCGTTTTCGTCATCCTGTTCGCCCTCGCTGCTGCCGCCACGCCGAGAGAGTCCTTGGGAGCTGCTTCCTCCTCAGCCTCAGCCTCTTCGCCGAAATCCTCCACCGCCCTCAAGGAGGACTCCTCCAGAACCATCTTCCTCGACGCCGGCTCCACTGACGAGTTCGGAATCACCGACGTCTTCCTGTACCTCGGCACCTTCACCCTCGCCGTCGTCATCGCCATGATCGTCATCGGAATCATCTACGGAGCCAACGAGGCCAACAACAGCTCCGGGTACGAGGCTCCGGCTGCGACAGGATACGACTCCTACAG CGCCTACGACCAGGTCTACCAGGTAGCCAGGTCACTCTACGACGGCTACAAGAAATACGAGGCCACGAAAGCCgccaatttgtaa